From Arachis stenosperma cultivar V10309 chromosome 2, arast.V10309.gnm1.PFL2, whole genome shotgun sequence, one genomic window encodes:
- the LOC130960655 gene encoding outer envelope pore protein 16-4, chloroplastic, protein MEDDVYGVVPCSSLAVESILRVGTAGAIWGMCIGPYEANQQSLRGIDKASYVIKSVGKYGFRCGVIAGVFSITRCGVQRYRKKNDWVNGLIAGAVAGAAVSVGTRSYTQAIGMASLVSAICAAADHARSS, encoded by the exons ATGGAAGACGACGTATACGGCGTCGTTCCGTGCTCTTCACTCGCCGTTGAGTCCATCCTTCGCGTTGGGACG GCAGGTGCAATTTGGGGAATGTGTATTGGTCCCTACGAAGCTAATCAGCAAA GTCTTAGGGGCATTGACAAAGCTTCTTATGTG ATAAAATCAGTTGGCAAGTATGGGTTTCGATGTG GAGTTATAGCTGGAGTATTCAGCATCACTAGGTGTGGAGTTCAGAGGTACAGGAAGAAGAATGATTGG GTAAATGGCTTGATTGCTGGTGCTGTGGCTGGTGCAGCCGTTTCTGTCGGGACACGAAGCTATACACAGGCTATTGGTATGGCGAGTTTAGTCTCAGCTATCTGTGCTGCAGCTGACCATGCTAGATCATCTTAA
- the LOC130960263 gene encoding 60S ribosomal protein L22-2-like has protein sequence MSRGAGAGGAKGKKKGASFVIDCAKPVEDKIMDIASLEKFLQERIKVGGKAGALGDSVTVTRDKSKITVTSDSSFSKRYLKYLTKKYLKKHNVRDWLRVISSNKDRNVYELRYFNIAENEGEEEE, from the exons atgagTCGCGGAGCAGGAGCTGGTGGAgcgaaggggaagaagaagggagCGAGCTTCGTGATCGATTGCGCGAAGCCCGTTGAGGATAAGATTATGGACATCGCATCTCTCGAGAAGTTCCTTCAAGAGAGGATCAAGGTCGGAGGCAAAGCCGGTGCTCTCGGCGATTCCGTCACCGTTACAAGGGACAAGTCCAAGATCACCGTCACCTCCGATTCCAGCTTCTCCAAGCG TTACCTGAAATACTTGACTAAGAAGTACTTGAAAAAGCACAATGTGAGGGATTGGCTTCGTGTGATCTCCTCCAACAAGGACAGGAATGTGTATGAGTTGCGATACTTCAACATTGCCGAGAATGAGGGTGAAGAGGAAGAGTGA
- the LOC130961668 gene encoding pentatricopeptide repeat-containing protein At3g62890 — MRGFITKKATILIPWTHPTLNLRHPTLESFVWNNLIRSTTLQPPLSIYLRMRRHAVVPDLHTFPFLLPSLTHLPLAHSLHAHTFLFGLHTRPFTQTSLIAMYSSCGCLNSARQVFDEITLPDTPSYTAVIHAYCKGGMVDIARRMFDQMTDKNVLSYSCMINGYVKCGEHAAALGLFRNLLALEGSGAGSEIKPNEFTFSAVLSACAKLGALQHGKWVHAYIGRCGMRIDVVLGTALIDMYGKCGDVERARCVFDEIGHDEKDVMAWSAMICAFAMHGRTEECLEMFGRMVDDGVSPNAVTFVGILCACVHGGLVREGDEFFKRMVTEYSVRPLIQHYGCMVDLYGRAGRIDDAWNVVKSMPMEPDVMIWGALLSGARMHGDIETCEVSIKKLLELDPSNSGAYVLLSNVNAKLGRWREVRHLRELMEARGIKKVPGCSLVEIDGVLHEFFVGDDSHPETQDIYRMLDEIMKRLKRQGYVGDTSEVLLDLDEEGKESALSLHSEKLAIAYCFLKTRPGTTIRIVKNLRICKDCHVAIKMMSREFNREIIVRDCNRFHHFKNGVCSCKDYW; from the coding sequence ATGAGAGGTTTCATAACGAAGAAAGCCACAATATTGATACCATGGACTCACCCAACTCTTAACCTACGCCACCCCACCCTTGAATCCTTCGTGTGGAACAACCTCATCCGCTCAACTACCCTCCAACCGCCACTCTCCATCTACCTCCGCATGCGACGCCATGCCGTTGTCCCAGACCTCCACACTTTCCCTTTCCTCCTCCCTTCCCTCACCCACCTCCCCCTTGCGCACTCTCTTCACGCCCACACCTTCCTTTTCGGCCTCCACACTCGTCCATTTACCCAAACCTCCCTCATTGCCATGTACTCTTCCTGTGGATGCCTCAACTCTGCAcgccaagtgtttgatgaaattaCCCTACCGGATACCCCTTCTTATACCGCTGTAATTCATGCATATTGCAAGGGTGGTATGGTAGATATTGCTCGGAGGATGTTTGATCAGATGACTGACAAGAATGTGTTGTCCTATAGCTGCATGATCAATGGCTATGTTAAGTGTGGTGAGCACGCGGCTGCGCTTGGTTTGTTTCGCAATTTGCTTGCATTGGAAGGTAGTGGAGCAGGTAGTGAAATCAAGCCGAATGAGTTCACTTTCTCCGCGGTGCTGTCTGCTTGTGCAAAACTGGGTGCACTTCAACATGGGAAGTGGGTTCATGCTTATATTGGTAGGTGTGGAATGAGGATCGATGTTGTGTTGGGGACAGCTTTGATTGATATGTATGGGAAGTGTGGGGATGTTGAGAGGGCGAGATGCGTGTTTGATGAGATTGGGCATGATGAGAAGGATGTGATGGCTTGGAGTGCAATGATCTGCGCTTTCGCGATGCATGGGCGAACAGAGGAATGCCTTGAGATGTTTGGGAGGATGGTTGATGATGGGGTGAGTCCTAATGCTGTGACATTTGTGGGTATTCTTTGTGCTTGTGTGCATGGTGGGTTGGTTAGGGAAGGGGATGAGTTTTTCAAGAGGATGGTGACTGAGTATAGTGTTAGACCGTTGATCCAACATTATGGATGCATGGTGGATTTGTACGGAAGAGCAGGGCGCATCGATGATGCTTGGAATGTGGTGAAATCGATGCCTATGGAGCCTGATGTGATGATATGGGGTGCTCTGCTTAGTGGGGCTAGGATGCATGGAGACATTGAAACGTGTGAGGTATCAATAAAGAAGCTTCTTGAGTTGGATCCTTCAAATAGTGGTGCCTATGTGCTTCTTTCTAATGTGAATGCAAAGCTTGGAAGGTGGAGGGAAGTGAGGCATTTGAGAGAGCTTATGGAGGCTAGGGGAATCAAGAAAGTTCCAGGATGTAGTTTGGTGGAGATCGACGGCGTTCTTCATGAGTTTTTCGTGGGAGACGATTCTCATCCAGAAACACAAGATATATATAGGATGCTTGATGAGATTATGAAGAGGCTGAAGAGGCAAGGTTATGTTGGTGACACAAGTGAGGTGTTGCTTGATTTGGATGAGGAAGGAAAAGAGTCTGCGTTATCTCTTCACAGCGAAAAACTTGCAATTGCTTATTGCTTCCTCAAGACAAGGCCAGGCACCACAATAAGGATTGTGAAGAACTTGAGGATTTGTAAGGATTGTCATGTTGCAATCAAGATGATGTCTAGGGAATTTAACAGGGAGATAATTGTTAGAGATTGCAACCGTTTTCACCATTTTAAGAATGGGGTGTGTTCCTGCAAAGACTATTGGTAA